In a genomic window of Thermogemmata fonticola:
- a CDS encoding DEAD/DEAH box helicase — protein MNLHAQHEATASLSRSELAMRYIEQLPYPPYPVQEEALLAWFTSEQGVMVCAPTGTGKTLIAQAAMYEALHTGKVAYYTTPLIALTEQKFAEMQAAAVRWGFTPDDVGLVTGNRRVNPQARVLVVVAEILLNRLLHPEGFHFENVSSVVMDEFHSFADPERGIVWELTLNLLPRHVRLLLLSATVGNSFEFLHWLANVHGRQLELVESTERKVPLTYRWVPDKFLNELLMEMAQGDEDSRKLPALVFVFNRDECWTVAEQLKGLDLMTPRQKAAVNRVCDQLDWSHGAGPKLKQMLRRGIGVHHAGVLPKYRRVVEDLFERKLLSVALCTETLAAGINLPARSVVLTSLVKGPFGKERLIDASTAHQIFGRAGRPQYDKEGFVFVLADEDDVRILRWKQQYEQIPDTTKDPALLKKKKELLRKKPTRNTQKKYWNEAEFEKLRRAPPARLYSKGPLPWRLLAYLLSVSPDVDAIRSFVRKRLLDGPRVEAGLKQLRQMLLTLHRKGFVELDPPPPPELTQPQAIVRLLSDYQPALARPTPELPKLLAFRGCHPLYGVYLLDWMAEANREERIQLLESLLDLPRPLLRSVRVPFDLSGGPLERNRLDPELIQRGLLTVQLPQRQRPGPADDPDDSDSDPAHAAQDDESETGEEEGRLVNEEGRPLVLAEKARCLFDELHPDVTDLETQAVWVAGEVLRYGDFNKYVTTRDLIKQEGLIFRHLLRMILLLEEFAQLTPPGMAAEEWRGELRDIARQLTGICHAVDPTSTQQAITKAHAADLVEGEAQPAATVLELPSGPNTLEPAIDYAAEIEEFQAGILD, from the coding sequence ATGAATCTACACGCTCAACACGAGGCTACCGCATCGCTTTCGCGCTCGGAACTGGCGATGCGCTACATCGAGCAGTTACCCTACCCTCCATATCCGGTGCAGGAGGAGGCCCTCTTGGCCTGGTTCACCTCCGAGCAGGGGGTCATGGTTTGCGCTCCGACGGGAACTGGCAAGACGCTCATCGCCCAAGCCGCGATGTACGAGGCCTTGCACACCGGCAAGGTGGCCTATTACACCACGCCGCTCATTGCGCTGACGGAGCAAAAGTTCGCCGAGATGCAGGCCGCCGCAGTACGCTGGGGATTCACTCCGGACGATGTGGGACTGGTGACGGGAAACCGCCGGGTCAACCCCCAGGCTCGCGTGTTGGTCGTCGTCGCTGAGATTCTCCTCAACCGGCTGTTGCACCCGGAAGGATTCCATTTTGAAAATGTGTCGTCCGTGGTCATGGATGAATTCCATAGTTTCGCGGACCCGGAACGAGGAATTGTTTGGGAACTGACCCTCAATTTGCTGCCCCGGCATGTGCGCTTGCTATTACTTTCGGCTACCGTGGGCAACTCCTTCGAGTTTCTCCACTGGCTGGCCAATGTCCACGGACGGCAACTGGAATTGGTCGAGAGCACCGAGCGGAAGGTCCCCCTGACCTATCGCTGGGTACCGGACAAATTTCTCAACGAATTGCTCATGGAGATGGCTCAAGGGGATGAGGACAGCCGTAAGTTACCTGCCCTGGTCTTCGTATTCAATCGGGACGAATGTTGGACTGTCGCGGAACAGCTCAAGGGTTTGGATTTGATGACCCCACGGCAGAAGGCAGCGGTCAACCGCGTGTGCGACCAACTCGATTGGTCCCACGGCGCCGGACCCAAGCTCAAGCAAATGTTGCGGCGCGGCATCGGCGTCCATCACGCCGGCGTTCTGCCTAAATACCGCCGCGTGGTGGAGGACTTGTTCGAGCGCAAACTGCTTTCCGTCGCGTTGTGTACCGAGACTTTGGCTGCGGGGATCAACCTGCCAGCACGTTCTGTGGTGCTGACCTCGCTCGTCAAAGGGCCATTCGGAAAGGAACGGCTGATCGATGCCAGCACCGCTCATCAGATTTTCGGGCGTGCAGGGCGCCCTCAATATGACAAAGAAGGCTTCGTCTTCGTACTGGCGGATGAGGACGATGTGCGCATCCTCCGCTGGAAACAGCAATACGAGCAGATTCCCGACACCACCAAGGACCCTGCCCTGCTCAAAAAAAAGAAGGAACTCTTGCGGAAGAAGCCCACACGCAACACTCAGAAGAAATACTGGAACGAGGCGGAATTTGAAAAGCTGCGGCGGGCACCCCCGGCTCGTCTCTACAGCAAAGGCCCGTTGCCTTGGCGGCTGCTGGCCTATCTCCTGAGCGTCTCGCCCGACGTAGATGCCATTCGCTCCTTCGTTCGCAAGAGACTTCTCGATGGCCCGCGGGTGGAAGCCGGACTCAAACAGCTCCGACAGATGCTCCTTACCCTGCATCGCAAGGGATTCGTCGAACTGGACCCCCCACCGCCCCCGGAACTGACCCAACCCCAGGCGATCGTCCGACTGCTCTCCGACTACCAGCCGGCGCTCGCCCGACCCACCCCAGAGTTGCCCAAGCTGTTGGCCTTCCGCGGCTGCCATCCGCTCTATGGCGTTTACTTGCTGGATTGGATGGCCGAAGCCAACCGGGAGGAACGCATCCAACTTCTCGAAAGTCTGCTCGACCTTCCCCGGCCTCTGCTCCGCTCGGTGCGGGTTCCTTTTGATCTGAGCGGCGGACCGCTAGAGCGGAACCGCCTGGACCCGGAACTGATCCAGCGTGGCTTACTCACTGTCCAGCTTCCTCAACGGCAGCGGCCAGGCCCGGCGGATGATCCTGATGACTCTGATTCCGACCCTGCCCATGCAGCCCAGGACGACGAGAGCGAAACCGGTGAGGAAGAGGGACGGCTTGTCAACGAGGAGGGGCGCCCCCTCGTTCTGGCCGAGAAAGCCCGCTGCCTTTTCGACGAATTGCATCCCGACGTGACGGATTTGGAAACCCAAGCCGTCTGGGTCGCTGGCGAGGTCCTCCGCTATGGCGATTTCAACAAATACGTCACGACCCGTGACCTCATCAAGCAGGAGGGGCTGATCTTCCGGCACCTGTTGCGCATGATCCTCCTGCTGGAGGAATTCGCCCAATTGACTCCCCCCGGAATGGCAGCAGAGGAGTGGCGCGGGGAATTGCGCGACATTGCCCGGCAGTTGACAGGGATTTGCCATGCCGTCGATCCCACCAGCACCCAGCAGGCCATTACCAAGGCCCACGCCGCAGACCTGGTGGAAGGGGAAGCTCAACCGGCCGCGACCGTGCTCGAATTGCCTTCCGGACCGAACACCTTGGAACCGGCGATCGATTATGCAGCGGAGATCGAAGAGTTCCAAGCAGGCATTCTGGATTGA
- a CDS encoding STN domain-containing protein — protein MNRQLVFGGVFVLLAGVWGANRFMAAPVPADPPAASTPIESWRKTLDQTCDLVFQNRSLKEVVDELKERTKIPIHLDPNVMNFGINPHDPSVNIELKQVKLQDALRRILAPYNLQYALTREGIVISSEDLVVARQLRQRVKVDWEGTPFAEVIRRLAAETGANLVVDPRLKDKAQVAITLKLDDVPLESAVRLLAEVADLRALRMNNILFITSAERAERLRADADGPVPSGPPTPGTIPNLPIGGPGIGFGGFGGGGGIVVPGFPGIEPGVPPVPEAERKETPARPAPEKGPEKAPEKRKSGDKEPVPSEPARDK, from the coding sequence ATGAACAGACAATTGGTATTTGGAGGGGTGTTTGTGCTATTGGCCGGTGTGTGGGGCGCCAACCGATTCATGGCAGCACCGGTTCCCGCGGACCCGCCGGCGGCCAGTACACCGATCGAATCCTGGCGGAAAACTCTAGATCAAACATGCGATCTCGTCTTCCAGAACCGCTCTCTCAAGGAAGTTGTGGATGAACTCAAGGAGCGGACGAAAATCCCGATTCACCTGGACCCTAACGTGATGAATTTCGGCATCAACCCCCATGATCCATCGGTCAATATCGAGTTGAAGCAAGTCAAGCTGCAAGATGCCCTGCGGCGCATTCTGGCCCCTTACAACTTGCAATATGCGTTGACTCGCGAAGGGATCGTCATCTCCAGCGAGGATTTGGTGGTGGCTCGGCAATTGCGGCAGCGGGTGAAGGTCGATTGGGAGGGGACCCCCTTTGCGGAGGTTATTCGGCGACTTGCGGCAGAGACCGGGGCGAATCTCGTGGTGGATCCGCGGCTGAAAGACAAGGCCCAAGTTGCAATCACCTTGAAATTGGACGATGTTCCCCTGGAGAGTGCAGTGCGATTATTGGCTGAAGTGGCGGATTTGCGTGCCCTGCGAATGAACAACATCTTGTTCATCACTTCTGCGGAGCGGGCCGAACGACTACGTGCGGATGCGGATGGTCCTGTTCCCAGCGGTCCACCCACGCCGGGAACTATCCCCAACCTGCCCATCGGTGGCCCAGGGATCGGTTTTGGCGGATTTGGAGGAGGAGGGGGTATAGTCGTCCCTGGTTTCCCTGGAATTGAACCCGGCGTCCCTCCAGTCCCAGAAGCGGAGCGAAAAGAAACCCCGGCCCGGCCTGCCCCGGAAAAGGGGCCGGAAAAAGCCCCTGAGAAGAGGAAGAGCGGGGACAAAGAACCCGTGCCTTCGGAGCCGGCCCGCGATAAGTAA
- a CDS encoding SDR family NAD(P)-dependent oxidoreductase — protein sequence MITSLFDLTGRVALVTGGNKGLGKAMARGLAEAGADVIIASRHEDQLREAIQEITAGTGRRGAYHVADVGKREDLLRLARFALDTFGHVDILINNAGMNIPQPIDAITDDVWDRMLAVNLTSAMVLSRELVPQMKARRWGRIVHISSILGQVSKEKRNAYSATKAALMGLARASAIDLGPYNITVNCIAPGPFLTDMPMSLLSEAEKQAFAQRTALGRWAEPRELVGPVLLLCSEAGSYITGQTLFVDGGWLAR from the coding sequence ATGATCACGTCACTGTTCGATTTAACCGGCCGTGTGGCTTTGGTGACAGGTGGGAATAAGGGGCTGGGTAAGGCGATGGCTCGCGGCTTGGCTGAAGCCGGTGCCGATGTGATCATTGCCAGCCGGCATGAAGACCAACTCCGGGAGGCGATCCAAGAGATCACGGCAGGGACGGGCCGCCGTGGAGCTTACCACGTGGCCGACGTAGGCAAACGGGAAGATTTGCTCCGTCTGGCGCGCTTCGCCCTCGATACCTTCGGCCATGTGGACATTCTCATCAATAATGCCGGGATGAACATTCCCCAACCAATCGATGCTATCACCGACGACGTCTGGGATCGCATGCTCGCCGTCAATCTCACCTCCGCTATGGTCCTGAGCCGAGAATTGGTTCCTCAGATGAAAGCGAGGCGGTGGGGACGGATTGTGCACATCTCCTCTATCCTCGGCCAGGTGTCCAAGGAGAAACGCAACGCATACTCGGCTACCAAGGCGGCGTTAATGGGGCTGGCACGGGCCAGCGCCATTGATCTGGGGCCATACAACATCACCGTCAACTGCATCGCTCCCGGTCCGTTCCTGACAGATATGCCAATGTCATTGCTCTCGGAAGCGGAGAAGCAGGCATTCGCACAACGGACCGCCTTGGGACGCTGGGCGGAACCCCGCGAACTGGTCGGACCCGTCCTACTTTTGTGCAGCGAAGCCGGCAGCTATATCACCGGCCAGACCCTGTTCGTGGATGGCGGCTGGTTGGCCCGATAG
- a CDS encoding glycosyltransferase, whose amino-acid sequence MRVGIALPTLASGDAVGNDALGMGRHLRERGWDVTFFASTVSGVAEPVRRLEEIGRVLCSPEDVLIYHHSIGCETAVRAMERLPLRRKAVKYHNVTPPRFFSQVKRQVADGCREGMEQVPRLARCGAHLWADSEFNAQDIRQCNPQLAVTALPPFHQVEELFHQEPDGRAVIGFDDWTNTFLLVGRLVPNKNVPLAIETLKIFRQRYDDHARLIVAGPWPLPDYVRQVFQYVHDQGQEGHVFVTGSLTVAQLKSLYLISDALLVTSEHEGFCVPLVEAMALRVPAIAVPNAAVPFTGGDAVRYAPADPELLAAELARVVLHDPLEREEQIWRGWQRFTTHFSTEAISRKFDELFDRLLAS is encoded by the coding sequence ATGCGTGTTGGGATCGCCTTACCGACCTTGGCCAGTGGCGACGCTGTTGGCAATGATGCGCTAGGAATGGGGCGGCATCTCCGTGAGCGCGGTTGGGATGTCACCTTTTTCGCCTCGACGGTCAGCGGCGTTGCCGAACCTGTCCGGCGGCTGGAAGAGATCGGCCGGGTTCTTTGTTCTCCGGAGGATGTGCTGATCTACCATCACTCGATTGGCTGCGAAACGGCTGTGCGGGCGATGGAGCGCTTGCCCCTCCGGCGGAAGGCAGTCAAGTACCACAATGTTACTCCTCCCCGGTTTTTCTCCCAGGTGAAACGGCAGGTGGCCGACGGTTGCCGGGAAGGGATGGAGCAGGTGCCCCGCTTGGCGCGCTGCGGCGCCCACCTGTGGGCTGATTCCGAATTCAATGCTCAGGACATCCGCCAGTGCAATCCCCAACTCGCGGTGACAGCCTTGCCGCCGTTCCACCAAGTGGAAGAACTTTTTCATCAGGAACCAGACGGGCGCGCCGTGATCGGCTTCGACGATTGGACGAACACCTTCCTCCTGGTCGGGCGCCTGGTGCCCAATAAGAACGTACCCTTGGCTATCGAGACCTTGAAAATCTTCCGGCAGCGGTACGATGATCATGCCCGCTTGATTGTCGCGGGGCCGTGGCCGCTGCCCGACTATGTCCGCCAGGTGTTTCAGTACGTCCACGATCAAGGCCAGGAAGGCCATGTATTTGTCACTGGTAGCCTGACGGTCGCGCAGCTCAAGTCCCTTTACCTGATCTCCGATGCTCTCTTAGTGACCAGCGAACATGAGGGATTTTGTGTTCCCTTGGTCGAGGCGATGGCCTTACGAGTGCCGGCGATCGCGGTCCCGAATGCGGCGGTGCCGTTCACTGGCGGAGACGCGGTCCGATATGCCCCGGCGGACCCGGAGCTTCTGGCAGCGGAACTGGCGCGGGTCGTTTTGCATGACCCTCTGGAACGGGAAGAGCAAATCTGGCGCGGCTGGCAACGGTTCACGACTCACTTCTCGACTGAAGCCATCTCCCGGAAATTCGACGAGCTGTTCGACCGCCTGTTGGCCAGTTGA
- a CDS encoding glycosyltransferase, with protein MSEGLVPGEQPGHWEARTTPVRFVVSERLEPGWYQVRLAIRSFQRFTVQKRCELVFGKAEGGERLPVRETFSWNRNFSEEFVVKLSRPAEGIRLEFHNVEGTFAIESFTVMSLSPLRVTALALREKMRLIRAYRCTGPVLWRGAKMLVRGQWREFGAKVLKGLIDGRQIRTGSGHADEVDAAWWRRHTLTRDEAERIARECDSWKDIIPVAVIVPVHPGRLELAQWAAHSVRRQIYPHWELYLVTAGPSGVTPHVQNLLPKDPRVHVIRVSPWMGLGFAMGKALAATECRWAVVLPPGVELAEHALYHWVKCLRENPSEEVVGARLDTGVAEGILEEKSSTASSSLRLSGPRDQKENAGAVREPPPPAANFADRDSPLALRGGRGESAISLDLSHKRHVGVASLGADSSFRSYGESTSAASHAGDGTETGFRYPSAVWAVSTRRLAQQTPWGLSVEKVAEWSESWKAAPHRFLETILAYPVEERPLMDHARVGRKPAAPQNPLFLSTDLKGISGYDHLSYAVLKGLPSTGVALRWHQVSAVTAELMPRGVRLPAGGWKPGEKQLIISPPFLFQRFQPDEATALYTMWETDYLEPGWVELMNRCRVVIVPSHWGAECFRNCGVRVPIEVVPLGYDPVVFHPDEGSFPSVCTFGTAGALSAGGLRKNAQLVIDLFRRAFPRQQDVRLRVKITPQSPSLETYDDPRIDVIRAILPVTQVARWYQSLTAYVNASAGEGFGLHLLEAMACGRPLISAPYSGLTMFFDETVGYTVPYRLVPVCNAIYSGHWAEPDEEGLIEQMRRVYADQSQARQLGMQAACRATRFTWRSMGRLLRAVLMKHGFIR; from the coding sequence ATGTCTGAGGGGCTGGTACCCGGCGAGCAACCAGGCCATTGGGAAGCCCGGACCACACCGGTGCGCTTTGTCGTCTCGGAACGTTTGGAGCCGGGGTGGTATCAGGTCCGCTTAGCCATTCGTTCCTTCCAGCGATTCACGGTTCAGAAGCGCTGTGAACTGGTTTTCGGAAAAGCAGAGGGGGGCGAAAGGCTGCCGGTGCGCGAAACGTTCAGTTGGAATCGGAATTTCTCAGAAGAATTCGTGGTGAAACTTTCGCGTCCTGCGGAGGGAATCCGCCTAGAATTCCACAACGTGGAGGGAACTTTTGCCATAGAGTCCTTCACTGTGATGAGCTTGTCTCCGCTGCGTGTCACGGCCCTGGCATTAAGAGAGAAGATGCGGTTGATCCGGGCTTACCGCTGCACGGGTCCGGTGTTATGGCGTGGCGCGAAGATGCTGGTACGAGGTCAATGGCGCGAGTTTGGAGCGAAGGTTCTCAAAGGGCTGATCGATGGACGGCAGATCCGCACGGGGAGCGGCCATGCGGACGAGGTAGATGCCGCTTGGTGGCGCCGGCATACGCTGACACGTGATGAAGCGGAACGCATCGCTCGCGAATGCGACTCCTGGAAGGACATCATTCCTGTGGCGGTGATCGTGCCAGTGCATCCTGGCCGACTCGAGTTGGCCCAATGGGCCGCGCATTCGGTACGCCGGCAGATTTACCCCCACTGGGAGCTGTATTTGGTTACGGCGGGTCCGAGTGGTGTGACACCCCATGTGCAAAACCTGCTGCCGAAAGACCCACGCGTCCACGTCATCCGTGTGTCCCCCTGGATGGGTTTGGGTTTTGCGATGGGCAAAGCCCTCGCCGCGACCGAGTGCCGCTGGGCGGTGGTGCTTCCTCCCGGTGTCGAATTGGCGGAACACGCCCTATATCACTGGGTGAAATGTCTGCGAGAGAATCCCTCCGAAGAGGTGGTTGGCGCCCGGCTCGACACGGGGGTTGCTGAAGGTATCCTGGAGGAGAAGTCTTCCACAGCGTCATCTTCCCTGCGTCTATCGGGTCCAAGAGACCAGAAAGAAAACGCCGGTGCGGTTAGAGAACCCCCACCTCCTGCGGCAAACTTTGCGGACCGGGATTCACCGCTAGCCTTACGTGGAGGCCGTGGAGAGTCAGCGATTTCCCTTGATCTTTCCCACAAGCGGCACGTGGGTGTTGCTTCTCTCGGAGCCGATTCTTCTTTCCGATCATATGGCGAGAGTACAAGTGCCGCTTCCCACGCCGGGGACGGAACTGAGACAGGCTTTCGCTATCCCTCGGCAGTGTGGGCCGTTTCCACACGCCGCCTGGCCCAGCAAACCCCCTGGGGCTTATCTGTGGAGAAGGTGGCGGAATGGTCGGAATCCTGGAAAGCTGCTCCGCATCGGTTTTTGGAAACCATACTGGCTTACCCTGTGGAAGAGCGGCCCTTGATGGATCACGCCCGTGTGGGACGCAAACCAGCCGCCCCGCAGAACCCCTTGTTTTTGTCTACTGATCTCAAGGGAATATCGGGTTACGATCATCTCTCCTATGCGGTGCTGAAAGGACTGCCCAGCACGGGAGTGGCCCTACGCTGGCATCAGGTCAGTGCGGTGACTGCGGAATTGATGCCGCGCGGAGTGCGTCTGCCGGCGGGCGGCTGGAAGCCGGGGGAGAAGCAACTGATCATCTCGCCGCCGTTTTTGTTCCAACGCTTTCAGCCGGATGAGGCCACGGCTTTATACACCATGTGGGAAACCGACTATCTGGAACCCGGTTGGGTGGAACTGATGAATCGCTGCCGGGTGGTGATCGTGCCCAGCCACTGGGGGGCCGAATGTTTTCGCAACTGCGGCGTGCGCGTGCCGATCGAAGTTGTTCCCCTGGGGTATGACCCCGTGGTGTTTCATCCGGATGAAGGCAGTTTTCCCTCCGTGTGCACGTTCGGAACGGCAGGGGCGCTCTCCGCGGGGGGATTGCGCAAGAATGCCCAATTGGTGATCGATCTGTTCCGCCGGGCCTTTCCCCGCCAACAAGATGTGCGCTTGCGGGTCAAGATTACGCCGCAGTCGCCATCATTGGAGACCTATGACGACCCGCGCATTGATGTGATTCGCGCTATACTTCCCGTGACTCAGGTGGCGCGGTGGTACCAGTCTCTGACGGCTTATGTGAATGCTTCCGCTGGGGAAGGTTTCGGCTTGCATCTGCTCGAAGCGATGGCCTGCGGGCGTCCCTTGATCTCCGCTCCTTACAGCGGCTTGACCATGTTCTTCGACGAGACGGTGGGTTATACCGTGCCCTACCGATTGGTCCCTGTTTGCAATGCCATCTATTCCGGCCACTGGGCGGAACCGGATGAGGAGGGGCTGATCGAGCAAATGCGGCGGGTCTATGCCGATCAGAGTCAGGCTCGACAATTGGGGATGCAGGCGGCATGCCGCGCGACACGCTTCACGTGGAGGTCGATGGGACGACTGTTGCGGGCCGTCCTGATGAAACATGGATTCATCCGTTGA
- the ggt gene encoding gamma-glutamyltransferase gives MSARAMAGLAIMAGLCTGVSWAERPVIRAGQAGRSVTLAQQGMVATSHPLAAQIGLNVLQRGGNAVDAAIATSAALGVLEPTNCGIGGDLYALVWDARTQKLYGLNASGRSPLRATRAYFLERGYKQIPSSGPLSWSIPGCVDGWDQLRRRFGSWSWRELLEPSITYAEKGAPVPEVIATYWRSVERMRDPGMRATFLIDDGQGGRRAPRAGDLFRNPELARSYRLIAEQGRDAFYKGDIARRLVEFAQQVGGLWTAEDFERHQSEWVEPVATTYRGYEVWQIPPPGQGIAVLQMLNLLEHFDLARLGPTSADYWHLFVEAKKLAFADRARYYADPQFSQVPVQELISRKYAAERVKGIDMQKARTDVPPGDPRLGGAETVYLCVVDKDRNCVSLIQSNYSGFGSGLAAPGTGFGIQNRGCLFALEEKHPNRLEPGKRPFHTIIPAMVTQKGKPVFVFGVMGGDMQPQGQVQVLVNLLDFGMNVQAAGEAPRIEHVGHPTPTGLPGDPRGGIVRAEPGIPDEVLRELERRGHRVERVRVNGGGYQGIWIHPQSNVLYGGSEARKDGMAVGY, from the coding sequence ATGTCTGCTCGGGCGATGGCGGGGTTGGCGATCATGGCCGGGTTATGTACGGGGGTCTCTTGGGCGGAGCGGCCAGTGATCCGAGCGGGTCAAGCCGGCCGTTCGGTGACACTGGCCCAACAAGGGATGGTGGCCACGAGTCATCCTTTGGCCGCCCAGATCGGTTTGAACGTGCTTCAGCGTGGCGGGAATGCGGTGGATGCGGCGATTGCGACTAGTGCCGCCCTGGGAGTTCTGGAACCGACCAATTGCGGCATTGGGGGCGATCTGTATGCCCTGGTTTGGGATGCGCGGACCCAGAAGTTGTACGGTCTCAATGCTAGCGGCCGGTCGCCTTTGCGAGCGACGCGGGCGTATTTCCTGGAGAGAGGATACAAGCAAATTCCGAGCTCGGGTCCGCTCTCCTGGTCGATTCCGGGATGCGTCGATGGCTGGGATCAGTTGCGCCGGCGTTTTGGAAGCTGGTCCTGGCGGGAACTGCTGGAGCCGAGTATCACCTATGCGGAAAAAGGGGCGCCGGTGCCGGAAGTGATCGCCACCTACTGGCGTTCGGTCGAACGGATGCGTGATCCGGGCATGCGGGCGACCTTCTTGATTGACGATGGTCAGGGCGGGCGGCGGGCACCCCGTGCCGGCGATCTGTTCCGCAATCCCGAGTTGGCTCGATCCTACCGCCTGATTGCGGAGCAAGGCCGAGATGCCTTTTACAAAGGGGACATCGCCCGAAGGCTGGTCGAATTTGCCCAACAAGTGGGTGGCCTGTGGACCGCAGAGGATTTCGAGCGGCATCAGTCGGAGTGGGTCGAACCGGTCGCGACAACTTACCGGGGCTACGAAGTCTGGCAGATTCCCCCTCCCGGACAAGGAATCGCTGTCCTGCAAATGCTCAACCTCCTCGAACACTTCGACCTGGCTCGCCTAGGTCCTACCTCGGCGGATTACTGGCATCTATTTGTCGAGGCTAAGAAACTGGCCTTTGCTGATCGTGCCCGCTACTACGCGGATCCGCAATTCTCCCAGGTCCCGGTGCAGGAGTTGATCTCCCGGAAGTATGCGGCGGAGCGAGTCAAGGGAATTGACATGCAAAAAGCCCGCACGGATGTGCCCCCTGGTGACCCGCGCTTAGGAGGTGCGGAAACCGTCTATCTTTGCGTGGTGGATAAGGATCGCAACTGCGTGTCTTTGATTCAGAGCAATTACAGCGGCTTCGGTTCCGGCTTGGCCGCACCGGGTACGGGATTCGGCATCCAGAATCGCGGCTGCTTGTTTGCCTTGGAGGAAAAACACCCCAACCGGCTGGAACCCGGCAAGCGTCCCTTCCATACAATCATCCCGGCCATGGTCACACAGAAGGGCAAGCCTGTGTTCGTCTTCGGGGTCATGGGCGGGGATATGCAGCCGCAAGGCCAAGTCCAGGTGTTGGTCAACTTGCTGGATTTTGGGATGAATGTCCAGGCAGCCGGCGAAGCGCCCCGGATTGAGCATGTCGGCCATCCGACACCCACAGGCCTGCCTGGGGACCCTCGTGGGGGCATTGTGCGAGCCGAGCCAGGTATACCTGATGAAGTGCTGCGAGAACTGGAACGTCGCGGCCACCGCGTCGAACGTGTGCGCGTCAATGGCGGCGGCTATCAAGGAATCTGGATCCATCCCCAGAGCAATGTGCTCTACGGAGGAAGCGAAGCCCGCAAAGATGGTATGGCAGTGGGATACTGA
- a CDS encoding nicotinate phosphoribosyltransferase codes for MAPRMHPSLATFTDLYELTMAQAYWQEGMAETATFSFFFRSLPPHRGYLVAAGIEPLLAELDGFHFTEEDIAALRQLRRFHEDFLSYLAGVRFTGSVRAVAEGTVVFANEPLLEVTAPILQAQLVETLVVNRLHVYTLLASKAARVRWAAGPQRQVVDFGARRCHGLEAADMAAYSGWLVGFEGTSNVHAGLRYGIPLYGTMAHSFVTAFPHELDAFRAYARTFPDSTTLLVDTYDTVAGIKHALRIAGELQQQGHQLRGIRLDSGDLASLSRIARQLADAAGFPHLQIFASGGIDEYTIEQLVAQRAPIDAFGVGTKYGVSQDAPYGDCAYKLVSYAGRATLKLSEHKQTLPGSKQVYRFYDPTGQMLYDQIALAEEPPPLGGQPLLHEVIREGRRVHPPVSLDASRQYFRQQWASLPEPCKDLHNPVPYDVQLSVRLHQLTKQLTEQLRAELHPPDHTPAG; via the coding sequence ATGGCCCCTCGAATGCATCCCTCGCTGGCGACCTTCACCGACCTTTATGAGTTGACGATGGCTCAGGCGTACTGGCAGGAGGGGATGGCGGAGACAGCGACGTTCAGTTTCTTCTTCCGGAGTCTGCCGCCGCACAGGGGTTACTTGGTTGCTGCGGGGATCGAACCTCTTTTGGCCGAGTTGGATGGTTTCCATTTCACAGAAGAAGACATCGCCGCCCTACGGCAACTGAGGCGCTTCCACGAGGATTTCCTGAGTTATCTAGCCGGTGTGCGTTTTACCGGTTCGGTGCGTGCGGTGGCAGAAGGGACCGTGGTATTTGCGAATGAGCCGCTGCTGGAAGTGACCGCTCCCATACTGCAAGCTCAGCTTGTGGAAACGCTGGTGGTGAATCGCCTGCATGTTTACACGTTGTTGGCGAGCAAAGCGGCACGGGTCCGTTGGGCTGCGGGTCCGCAGCGCCAGGTGGTGGACTTCGGGGCGCGCCGGTGCCACGGTCTGGAAGCGGCGGATATGGCAGCCTATAGCGGCTGGCTGGTGGGCTTCGAGGGAACCAGTAACGTCCACGCCGGCCTGCGGTACGGCATTCCTCTTTACGGCACAATGGCGCACTCTTTCGTGACGGCCTTTCCCCACGAACTCGATGCCTTCCGGGCTTACGCACGGACCTTTCCTGATAGCACAACTCTACTGGTCGATACTTATGACACCGTGGCGGGCATCAAGCATGCCTTGCGGATCGCTGGGGAATTGCAACAGCAGGGCCATCAGCTCCGAGGCATCCGGCTTGATAGCGGTGATCTCGCATCCCTGTCCCGCATCGCGCGCCAATTGGCGGACGCCGCAGGCTTTCCCCATCTCCAAATTTTCGCAAGCGGCGGGATTGATGAATACACCATCGAGCAGTTGGTAGCCCAGCGTGCGCCCATCGATGCGTTTGGTGTCGGAACCAAATATGGGGTCTCGCAAGATGCTCCTTATGGGGACTGCGCATACAAGCTGGTGAGCTATGCCGGACGCGCCACGCTCAAACTGAGCGAGCACAAACAAACTTTACCGGGATCGAAACAGGTGTATCGCTTCTACGATCCCACAGGACAGATGCTTTACGATCAAATTGCTTTGGCTGAAGAACCGCCCCCTTTGGGAGGTCAGCCGCTTTTGCACGAGGTGATCCGCGAAGGGCGGCGGGTACATCCCCCAGTTTCCTTGGATGCCTCCCGGCAGTACTTCCGCCAGCAATGGGCAAGTCTTCCCGAACCTTGCAAGGATTTGCACAATCCCGTGCCCTACGATGTCCAGCTCAGTGTCCGACTACACCAGCTCACGAAACAATTGACGGAGCAACTCCGGGCGGAACTTCATCCTCCGGATCACACGCCGGCTGGCTGA